One Hordeum vulgare subsp. vulgare chromosome 4H, MorexV3_pseudomolecules_assembly, whole genome shotgun sequence DNA window includes the following coding sequences:
- the LOC123449131 gene encoding type II inositol polyphosphate 5-phosphatase 15-like, translated as MADPGDTATPAAVVSSPWDDVPDDFFLSASISPPTPPPAPDPIPSTSPPHPSAFRSASLPVTSIPAASASASFSDSLHRAVAPQPIHPSHSLPAFSAASRPAAADVCPPPPGPHHSNSLSEFAASASQSRVHRPPPRAAVRADRPPPLELRPRPPRESQSGIALSALACCAAPGAGTSTHLWAAGEAGVRVWDLADAFRSPTSPRRWGDEASAPFRESRKTPPALCLVVDPGRGLVWSGHTNGRIMCWGADPSPEAGECIGWDAHPGPVFAMVISPYGDLWSGSEGGIIKVWNGEAIEKSLALEREEKCKASLVVERSFIDLWTMVSEGGACPLPTVDVKLLLSDNSRLKIWSAGYLSFALWDSRTKELLKVVNVDGQVDTRFDVLSAQVPYGCETKQNLFSSPKKEKARSPVNFFQRSRNALMGAADAVRRVAAKAGFGDDTRRIEALVMSMDGMIWTGSANGSVAQWDGSGNRLQEFQHHSSSVQSIFSFGTRLWVGYMDGNIQLLDLDGNLLGGWIAHSSPILSMAVGSSYIFTLAGHGGVRGWNLSSPGPADSILCSELTEKETSYKNIEYMKVLVCSWNVGQEKASYESLRAWLKFPTQEVGVVVVGLQEVEMGAGFLAMSAAKETVGLEGSPNGEWWLDAIGQILKGHSFQRVGSRQMAGLLTAVWVRTKLKHFVGDIDNAAVACGLGRAIGNKGAVGLRMRIHDRSICFINCHFAAHMEAVSRRNEDFDHVFRTMTFATPSSGLLTTSISGSASQLLQANGSRMPELSDTDMIVFLGDFNYRLYDISYEEAMGLVSRRRFDWLRKNDQLRAEMRSGRVFQGLREGDFQFPPTYKFEKHKAGLSGYDCSEKKRIPAWCDRVLYRDSRASSGTECSLDCPVVCSVSLYDSCMEATDSDHKPVKCLFNLDVARIDKHTMRQKYGEIMSSNKKVLHFLQGLRAFPEANVSTNDIILQDQTPYVLKLQNRSPEDRACFEITGQAPSSSGTDSAGFPTWLKVSPAAGIICPGQTVEVTLQHGDPRGTSWNNLSGANQEKAAQLSVKVTGECSTVAKCYGVRVQCQKGRSTFPFKK; from the exons ATGGCGGATCCCGGCGATACCGCGACACCCGCCGCCGTCGTCTCCTCCCCGTGGGACGATGTCCCCGATGATTTCTTCCTCTCCGCCTCCATCTCGCCCCCTACACCTCCGCCAGCCCCTGATCCCATCCCTTCCACCTCCCCGCCCCATCCATCGGCTTTCCGCTCAGCATCCCTCCCGGTCACCTCCATCCCTGCTGCATCCGCCTCCGCTTCCTTCTCCGATTCCCTCCACCGCGCTGTTGCCCCTCAGCCCATCCACCCCAGCCACTCCCTCCCGGCCTTCTCGGCCGCTTCTCGCCCCGCGGCAGCGGACGTCTGCCCTCCGCCCCCGGGCCCCCACCATTCCAACTCGCTCTCGGAGTTCGCCGCGTCGGCATCCCAATCCCGCGTCCACCGCCCGCCCCCTCGCGCCGCCGTGCGCGCTGACCGCCCGCCCCCGCTGGAGCTGCGCCCGAGGCCACCGAGGGAGTCACAGTCTGGCATCGCCCTCTCTGCTCTCGCCTGCTGCGCTGCTCCCGGTGCCGGGACCTCCACTCACCTCTGGGCGGCGGGCGAGGCCGGCGTCAGGGTTTGGGACCTCGCGGATGCCTTCCGATCACCCACGTCTCCGCGGCGGTGGGGAGACGAGGCCAGCGCGCCCTTTCGGGAGTCGCGCAAGACACCGCCTGCACTCTGCCTCGTGGTTGATCCCGGCCGCGGTTTGGTGTGGAGCGGGCACACCAACGGGCGGATCATGTGTTGGGGTGCTGACCCAAGTCCGGAGGCCGGGGAGTGCATTGGGTGGGATGCACACCCTGGACCGGTATTTGCAATGGTCATCTCTCCATATG GTGATTTATGGTCTGGATCTGAAGGTGGAATAATTAAAGTATGGAATGGAGAAGCAATTGAGAAATCTCTTGCTTTAGAAAGAGAAGAAAAGTGTAAGGCCTCCCTTGTAGTGGAAAGATCATTCATTGACCTTTGGACCATGGTCAGTGAGGGAGGGGCCTGCCCCTTACCTACCGTAGATGTAAAACTTCTATTGTCTGACAATTCCAGATTGAAAATATGGAGTGCTGGCTACCTCTCATTTGCACTCTG GGATTCTCGTACTAAGGAGCTTCTGAAAGTGGTAAATGTGGATGGCCAAGTTGATACTCGTTTTGATGTCTTATCTGCTCAGGTTCCATATGGCTGTGAAACAAAACAAAACCTTTTCTCctcaccaaagaaagaaaaagctCGCAGTCCTGTTAATTTTTTCCAGAGATCACGGAATGCTTTGATGGGAGCAGCTGATGCAGTTCGGCGAGTTGCTGCTAAAGCAGGATTTGGAGATGATACTCGAAGAATAGAAGCATTAGTAATGTCAATGGATGGGATGATCTGGACAGGATCTGCAAATGGCTCAGTTGCTCAATGGGATGGTAGTGGTAATCGTTTGCAAGAGTTTCAGCATCATTCCTCTTCTGTTCAAAGTATTTTCAGCTTTGGCACAAGATTGTGGGTGGGGTACATGGATGGCAACATCCAGCTCCTTGACCTGGATGGCAACTTGCTGGGAGGATGGATTGCACATAGTAGTCCAATTCTGAGTATGGCTGTCGGAAGTTCATATATATTTACATTAGCTGGTCATGGGGGAGTTCGTGGATGGAATTTATCATCTCCAGGGCCTGCTGACAGCATTCTGTGTTCTGAATTGACGGAGAAAGAGACATCATACAAAAACATTGAATACATGAAGGTGTTAGTATGTTCTTGGAATGTTGGGCAAGAAAAAGCATCTTATGAGTCACTAAGAGCTTGGCTGAAATTCCCAACACAAGAGGTTGGGGTAGTAGTAGTTGGATTGCAAGAGGTGGAGATGGGCGCTGGTTTTCTTGCAATGTCGGCAGCTAAAGAAACG GTAGGGCTAGAGGGAAGCCCAAATGGGGAGTGGTGGTTGGATGCAATTGGGCAAATCTTGAAAGGCCACTCTTTTCAGCGTGTTGGTTCGAGGCAGATGGCTGGGTTACTTACTGCTGTATG gGTAAGAACAAAGCTTAAGCATTTTGTCGGTGATATCGACAATGCTGCAGTAGCATGTGGATTAGGGCGCGCTATTGGCAACAAG GGAGCAGTCGGATTGAGGATGAGGATACATGATAGAAGCATTTGCTTTATAAATTGTCATTTCGCTGCACATATGGAAGCTGTGAGCCGGCGGAATGAAGACTTTGACCATGTCTTTAGAACAATgacctttgccaccccttcaagtGGATTATTGACAACATCAA TTTCTGGTTCTGCCAGTCAGCTTCTTCAAGcaaat GGATCAAGAATGCCTGAGTTGTCAGACACGGACATGATTGTCTTTCTTGGTGACTTCAATTACCGGCTTTACGATATTTCGTATGAAGAGGCGATGGGGTTGGTTTCCCGGAGACGTTTTGACTGGCTGAGGAAGAACGACCAGCTGCGAGCAGAAATGAGATCCGGGAGAGTCTTCCAGGGATTACGTGAAGGAGATTTCCAATTCCCACCTACTTACAAATTTGAGAAACACAAAGCTGGCTTATCAG GGTATGATTGTAGTGAGAAGAAACGCATACCTGCCTGGTGTGACCGAGTTCTATACCGTGACAGCCGAGCTAGTTCAGGAACTGAGTGTTCTTTGGATTGTCCGGTGGTTTGTTCAGTATCACT GTACGACTCTTGCATGGAAGCAACCGACAGTGATCACAAACCTGTAAAATGCTTGTTCAATTTGGATGTTGCACGTATCGACAAACACACAATGAGGCAGAAATATGGGGAGATAATGAGTTCAAATAAGAAAGTGTTGCACTTCCTTCAGGGGCTAAGAGCATTCCCTGAAGCAAATGTGAGCACTAATGACATCATTCTGCAAGACCAAACTCCCTATGTTTTGAAACTACAAAACAGAAGTCCAGAAGACCGAGCTTGCTTTGAGATCACTGGCCAAGCACCAAGTTCTTCTGGCACAGACTCTGCTGGTTTCCCTACTTGGCTTAAG GTTTCTCCAGCAGCTGGTATAATCTGCCCTGGACAGACGGTAGAGGTCACTTTGCAGCATGGAGACCCGCGTGGAACATCATGGAATAATCTGTCTGGAGCTAACCAAGAAAAGGCAGCACAGTTATCCGTGAAAGTAACTGGAGAGTGTTCTACCGTTGCCAAATGTTACGGAGTACGTGTGCAATGCCAGAAGGGCAGGAGCACATTTCCTTTCAAGAAATAA